A single genomic interval of Chryseobacterium paludis harbors:
- a CDS encoding ATP-grasp domain-containing protein — protein sequence MEEKTIVCISCYYKGYDFMDEMKRLGNKIILITSENIKEKNWPWHAIDEVYYMPELKPSVWNLEHLVQGFSHLMQTRKIDAVVALDDYDVEKAALIRETFRIPGMGQTTHRYFRDKLAMRQKAKDSDINVPEFTPVFNNDEINTFIEKVPAPWVLKPRSEASASGIKKITTKDQLWEALDSLGEERHLFLLESFKPGDVYHVDSLTFNKEIVFTSASKYLAPPMQVSHEGGVFRTKTLGKDSDEFKSLEEVNAKVLLNFGLLNGATHTEFIRSKDDGKWYFLETSSRVGGAHIPDLVEASSNINIWREWAKIEDALLRSKRYDITKPTEHYAGLIIALIKTQQPDYSDFECEEIVKYLPIDYHVGIVYKSDNADIVQERLDAAAEKINTGLLNILPPKGKPTS from the coding sequence ATGGAGGAGAAAACTATAGTATGTATTTCGTGCTATTACAAGGGCTATGATTTCATGGACGAAATGAAGCGGCTCGGTAATAAAATAATCTTGATTACATCCGAAAACATTAAAGAAAAGAACTGGCCTTGGCACGCTATTGATGAGGTGTACTATATGCCTGAATTAAAACCATCTGTATGGAATCTGGAGCATTTGGTTCAGGGATTCTCACATCTTATGCAAACCAGGAAAATTGATGCGGTAGTAGCACTTGATGATTATGATGTAGAAAAAGCAGCATTGATCAGAGAAACTTTCCGCATTCCAGGGATGGGGCAAACCACACATCGTTATTTTAGAGATAAACTGGCCATGAGGCAGAAAGCAAAAGATTCAGACATTAATGTTCCTGAATTCACGCCAGTTTTTAATAATGATGAAATTAACACATTTATTGAAAAAGTACCTGCTCCGTGGGTTTTGAAACCACGTTCGGAGGCTTCAGCTTCAGGAATAAAAAAAATAACGACTAAAGATCAGCTTTGGGAGGCTTTAGATTCTCTAGGTGAAGAACGCCATCTCTTTTTATTGGAAAGCTTTAAACCTGGTGATGTTTATCATGTTGACAGTTTAACCTTTAATAAAGAAATAGTATTCACTTCTGCATCAAAATATCTGGCTCCGCCAATGCAGGTTTCTCATGAAGGTGGTGTTTTCAGGACTAAGACACTTGGAAAAGATTCCGATGAGTTCAAATCTCTTGAAGAAGTTAATGCCAAAGTACTTTTAAATTTTGGACTACTTAATGGCGCGACCCATACAGAGTTCATACGAAGTAAAGATGATGGGAAATGGTATTTTTTAGAAACTTCATCCAGAGTTGGGGGTGCCCATATTCCTGATCTTGTAGAAGCTTCCAGTAATATTAATATCTGGAGAGAATGGGCAAAAATTGAAGATGCTCTTCTAAGATCGAAGCGTTATGATATTACAAAACCTACAGAACATTATGCCGGGTTGATTATTGCTTTAATCAAAACCCAACAACCTGATTATAGTGATTTTGAATGTGAAGAAATTGTAAAATACCTTCCCATAGACTATCATGTCGGAATTGTTTATAAGTCAGATAATGCTGATATTGTACAGGAAAGATTAGACGCCGCTGCTGAGAAAATAAATACAGGTTTATTAAACATTTTACCTCCAAAAGGCAAGCCTACGAGCTAA
- a CDS encoding alpha/beta hydrolase-fold protein, which yields MPHIEHTDYYSNILGMNIKVEVTGHYGHPIIMFPTSQGLYTQNHDFHLNGSINWFVEQGKVKLYNVQTIDSWSFYDDSISPQQRIKNYERYVQFLIQEFVPYIQKLHKTHRVAIAGASFGGYHAANFAFRFPDVVSHLFCLSGAFSIRNFMDGYSDDLVYYNCPREFIKNDEAWKYKHMHIVLSTSDQDICKDKNVEMAEILKSKGIDYWYDERKWINHDWPLWRMVFPTFISAFFS from the coding sequence ATGCCACACATAGAACATACTGATTATTATTCAAATATATTGGGAATGAATATTAAAGTGGAGGTCACCGGACATTACGGACATCCTATTATTATGTTTCCCACTTCTCAGGGTTTATATACTCAGAATCACGATTTTCATCTTAATGGAAGTATCAATTGGTTTGTAGAACAAGGAAAAGTAAAGCTTTATAATGTTCAGACAATTGATAGCTGGAGTTTTTATGACGATTCCATATCTCCACAACAAAGAATAAAAAATTATGAAAGATATGTACAATTTCTAATTCAGGAGTTCGTTCCTTATATTCAGAAATTACATAAAACACATAGGGTTGCCATTGCGGGAGCAAGCTTTGGAGGTTATCATGCTGCAAACTTTGCCTTTAGATTCCCTGACGTTGTATCACACCTATTCTGTCTTTCAGGAGCATTCAGCATTCGAAATTTTATGGATGGATATTCTGATGATCTGGTATATTATAATTGTCCCAGAGAATTTATAAAAAACGATGAAGCCTGGAAATATAAACATATGCATATTGTATTGAGTACCTCTGATCAGGACATCTGTAAAGATAAAAATGTGGAGATGGCAGAAATCTTAAAATCAAAAGGAATTGATTACTGGTATGATGAAAGAAAATGGATCAATCATGACTGGCCTCTTTGGAGAATGGTCTTTCCAACATTTATCAGCGCATTTTTCTCTTAG
- a CDS encoding ATP-grasp domain-containing protein, with amino-acid sequence MAKKVGILFGMENTFPWAFIEKVNELGGGEIIAEPVHIDKLEQGVDYGYAVIIDRISHDVPFYRAYLKNAALNGTYVINNPFWWSADEKFFNNALMSKLGIPLPKTVLLPSHERPANTSETSFRNLKFPHDWEYIFDYVGFPAYMKPHDGGGWRNVYRVENPEDLWNKLGETEQLVMMVQEEIIFDDYYRVYCLGKKYVHIMPYEPRNEPHLRYATSHQTDGEELEKLLTTIHDYTITMNEALGYDFNTVEFAVKDGIPYAIDFCNPAPDADRNSVGEENFAWIVEHAAKFAIEKAKEYVPGKPNISWGTFVKDSIK; translated from the coding sequence ATGGCAAAAAAGGTGGGAATTCTATTCGGTATGGAAAACACATTTCCTTGGGCATTTATTGAAAAGGTCAATGAATTAGGAGGTGGAGAAATTATAGCAGAACCTGTACATATCGATAAGCTGGAACAGGGTGTTGATTATGGTTATGCTGTTATTATAGACAGAATTTCTCATGATGTCCCTTTCTACAGAGCTTATCTCAAAAATGCAGCATTGAATGGAACGTATGTTATCAATAATCCATTCTGGTGGAGTGCAGATGAAAAGTTTTTCAATAATGCTTTGATGTCAAAACTGGGAATTCCACTTCCTAAAACTGTTTTATTACCATCCCATGAAAGACCGGCTAATACTTCAGAAACGTCATTCAGAAATTTAAAATTCCCTCACGACTGGGAATACATCTTTGATTATGTAGGTTTTCCTGCCTATATGAAACCTCACGACGGCGGAGGCTGGAGAAACGTTTACAGAGTAGAAAATCCAGAAGATCTATGGAATAAACTAGGTGAAACAGAACAGCTTGTTATGATGGTTCAGGAAGAAATTATTTTCGATGATTATTACAGAGTTTATTGCTTAGGAAAGAAATATGTTCATATTATGCCTTATGAACCTAGAAATGAGCCTCATTTAAGATATGCTACCAGTCATCAGACGGATGGTGAAGAGTTGGAAAAACTATTAACAACCATTCATGATTATACGATTACAATGAACGAGGCATTAGGCTATGATTTTAATACGGTAGAATTCGCTGTAAAAGATGGTATTCCGTATGCCATCGACTTCTGTAATCCTGCACCAGATGCAGACAGAAACTCTGTTGGGGAAGAAAATTTCGCCTGGATTGTAGAGCATGCTGCAAAATTTGCCATTGAAAAGGCTAAAGAATATGTTCCTGGAAAACCCAACATTTCATGGGGAACTTTTGTAAAAGATTCAATAAAATAA
- a CDS encoding carboxylate-amine ligase, which produces MHQFTIGIEEEYQIIDVDSRDLISHVSKIIEGGKAVLSENLKHEMHESMIEMETGICQNIQEARTELTNLRRHLINIAHEQGLRVSGGGTHPFSHWSDNPITQGERYVKIVDDMGDVARENLIFGLHVHIGIPNREEGVRIQNVMRYFLPHVYALSTNSPFWIGRNTGFKSYRQEIFVKFPRTGIPSYFNSLAEFDSYVDLLVKTGTIDNAKKIWWDLRVHPFYPTIEFRICDMPLRIDETVCLAAIMQSLVAKIYKLHQQNLSFRSYRRLLLNENKWRASKSGIDAHLIDFGKEESVPYPHLLKELLEFIDDVVDDLGCRQEVEYAWKILENGTGADRQLQIFKETGDLTKVVDYMISETEYGITHGETIS; this is translated from the coding sequence ATGCATCAGTTTACTATAGGAATCGAAGAAGAATATCAAATTATTGATGTTGACAGCAGAGATCTAATTTCTCATGTTTCTAAAATTATTGAAGGTGGAAAAGCTGTTTTAAGTGAGAATTTAAAGCACGAAATGCATGAATCCATGATTGAAATGGAAACAGGCATTTGTCAGAATATTCAGGAAGCAAGAACAGAACTTACTAACTTAAGAAGACACCTTATCAATATAGCCCATGAGCAGGGACTTCGTGTATCAGGAGGAGGAACACATCCTTTTTCTCACTGGTCGGACAATCCCATTACTCAGGGAGAACGTTACGTAAAGATTGTTGATGATATGGGTGATGTAGCACGTGAAAATCTTATTTTTGGGTTGCATGTTCATATTGGAATTCCCAATCGCGAAGAAGGGGTAAGAATTCAAAATGTAATGCGTTATTTTCTTCCTCATGTTTATGCATTGTCCACCAATTCACCTTTTTGGATAGGAAGAAATACAGGCTTTAAGTCCTACAGACAGGAGATTTTTGTAAAATTTCCAAGAACTGGAATTCCTAGCTACTTCAATTCATTGGCTGAATTTGACAGTTATGTAGATCTTTTAGTAAAAACAGGAACTATTGATAATGCAAAAAAGATCTGGTGGGACCTTCGTGTACATCCATTCTATCCTACTATTGAGTTTAGAATATGTGACATGCCATTAAGAATTGACGAGACCGTTTGCTTGGCAGCAATCATGCAAAGTTTAGTAGCAAAGATTTATAAACTTCATCAGCAAAACCTAAGCTTCAGAAGCTATAGAAGATTATTATTAAATGAAAATAAATGGCGGGCTTCCAAAAGTGGAATCGATGCTCATTTGATCGACTTTGGTAAAGAAGAATCTGTACCTTATCCCCATTTATTGAAAGAACTTCTTGAGTTCATTGATGATGTGGTAGATGATCTAGGTTGTCGCCAGGAAGTTGAATACGCCTGGAAAATTTTAGAAAACGGAACCGGAGCAGACCGACAACTTCAAATTTTTAAGGAAACAGGTGACCTTACCAAAGTAGTAGATTATATGATTTCTGAAACCGAATATGGTATTACCCACGGCGAAACCATTTCATGA
- a CDS encoding type 1 glutamine amidotransferase: MKDIRIALLDMNNNHVNQGFRNIKEISETFKKNSEENVSIQVFNVRHEDEIPNIEDFDIFISSGGPGNPHREGLEWETKYADFLDSVYDHNNHKEDKKYVFLICHSFQIASIHWNLGNICPRKSYSFGVMPIHKTEDGEKEFLFKNLLNPFYGVDSRAYQFIEPDHERFEELGMKIVAIEKFRPHINLERAIMAIRFSEEIFGTQFHPEADPASMIENLKDEKNKEAMIENFGMEKYLETLDRIDDEDKIVLTRAQILPTFLQFAKKNILKAAGAVA; this comes from the coding sequence ATGAAAGATATTAGAATCGCGTTGTTGGACATGAATAACAACCATGTAAATCAAGGGTTTAGAAATATTAAAGAAATCTCAGAAACCTTTAAAAAGAATTCTGAAGAAAATGTAAGCATTCAGGTGTTCAATGTAAGACACGAAGATGAAATTCCAAATATAGAAGATTTTGACATTTTTATTTCTTCAGGGGGGCCAGGAAACCCTCATAGAGAAGGGCTGGAATGGGAAACAAAATATGCGGATTTTTTAGATTCTGTATATGATCATAATAATCATAAGGAAGATAAAAAGTATGTGTTTTTAATCTGTCATTCATTTCAAATAGCAAGTATTCATTGGAATTTAGGAAACATCTGCCCTAGAAAATCCTATTCTTTTGGGGTAATGCCTATTCATAAAACAGAAGATGGTGAAAAGGAATTTTTATTCAAAAATCTTTTAAATCCTTTTTATGGTGTAGATTCAAGAGCTTACCAGTTTATTGAGCCTGATCACGAACGTTTTGAAGAATTAGGAATGAAAATAGTGGCTATTGAGAAATTCCGCCCTCATATTAATTTAGAGAGAGCCATTATGGCTATTCGTTTCTCAGAAGAGATCTTTGGAACACAGTTTCATCCAGAAGCAGATCCTGCAAGCATGATTGAAAATCTAAAAGATGAAAAAAACAAAGAAGCTATGATTGAAAACTTTGGAATGGAAAAGTACCTTGAGACCTTGGACAGGATTGATGATGAAGATAAAATAGTTTTGACAAGAGCACAAATTCTTCCTACATTTTTACAGTTTGCTAAAAAGAATATTTTGAAAGCAGCAGGAGCAGTGGCTTAA